The Fimbriimonadales bacterium genome contains a region encoding:
- a CDS encoding DUF488 family protein: MRYEIKLKRVYEEAEKSDGFRILVDRLWPRGLSKEKAKVDLWLKEIAPSDELRKWYHKNKSKWTEFQKRYKEELEVKKEIVNKLKKIIKKEKVVTFLYSAKDETHNNAVALKKILGL, encoded by the coding sequence GTGCGATACGAAATAAAACTCAAAAGAGTATATGAGGAAGCAGAGAAAAGTGATGGTTTTCGAATTTTAGTAGATAGACTTTGGCCAAGGGGTTTATCTAAAGAGAAAGCGAAAGTCGATTTATGGCTAAAAGAAATCGCCCCGAGCGACGAACTGCGAAAGTGGTATCACAAAAATAAGTCGAAATGGACTGAGTTTCAAAAGAGATACAAAGAAGAACTCGAGGTTAAAAAGGAAATTGTGAACAAACTGAAAAAGATCATCAAAAAAGAAAAAGTCGTGACTTTTCTTTACTCCGCCAAAGACGAAACGCACAACAACGCAGTCGCATTGAAGAAAATACTTGGATTATAA
- the glnA gene encoding type I glutamate--ammonia ligase, producing the protein MAAFVQTTRKEETAMTPKEAIKFIQEHEAKMVDFRFTDLPGTWQHFTAPVGEVNESIFEEGIGFDGSSIRGFQAIHESDMLLVPDPATLFLDPFTDVPTAVVICNIEDPITREPYSRDPRYIAVKAEQYLRQTGVADVAYFGPEAEFFLFNDVRFYNEANNAGFRVDSLEAYWNTNAEEAPNLGYKLRPKGGYFPCPPSDRLQDVRSDMAQKLIDAGVPVEVHHHEVAGAGQCEIDIRYDKLVRMADKLQMYKYIVRNTAMEYGLTATFMPKPIFGDNGSGMHVHISLWKNGETLMYDEKGYAGLSDTARFFIGGLLKHAAALLAFTSPTTNSYRRLVPGYEAPINLVYSQRNRSACIRVPMYSKTKSAKRIEFRAPDPTCNPYLAFAGILMAGLDGIENRTEPPAPIDKDLYELPPEEKANIPQTPGSLRAVLEALKADHNWLLKGDVFSKDAIETYINYKMKNEVEAIDLRPHPYEFYLYFDA; encoded by the coding sequence ATGGCAGCATTCGTGCAAACAACTCGTAAGGAGGAAACCGCGATGACTCCTAAAGAGGCTATCAAGTTCATTCAAGAACATGAAGCGAAAATGGTAGATTTTCGCTTCACAGATCTCCCTGGGACATGGCAGCATTTCACTGCACCTGTTGGGGAAGTGAACGAGTCTATTTTCGAAGAAGGAATCGGGTTCGATGGTTCGAGCATTCGGGGTTTTCAAGCGATTCATGAATCCGACATGCTCCTCGTTCCCGACCCTGCGACACTATTCTTGGACCCCTTCACCGATGTCCCTACTGCTGTCGTGATTTGCAACATCGAAGACCCAATCACTCGGGAACCCTACAGTCGTGACCCACGCTACATCGCTGTCAAAGCGGAGCAATACCTGCGACAGACCGGAGTTGCTGACGTTGCTTATTTCGGACCAGAAGCGGAGTTCTTTCTTTTCAATGACGTCCGTTTCTATAACGAAGCGAACAACGCTGGCTTCCGGGTTGATAGCCTTGAAGCGTATTGGAACACCAACGCTGAAGAAGCTCCGAACCTCGGTTATAAATTGCGACCCAAAGGAGGATATTTCCCGTGTCCACCGAGTGACCGACTTCAGGACGTGCGCTCCGATATGGCACAGAAACTCATTGATGCAGGTGTGCCAGTAGAAGTTCACCATCATGAAGTCGCAGGAGCGGGTCAATGTGAAATAGACATTCGCTATGACAAGTTGGTGCGAATGGCAGATAAGTTGCAAATGTACAAGTACATCGTTCGAAACACTGCGATGGAGTATGGACTGACCGCAACCTTTATGCCTAAACCTATCTTCGGAGATAACGGAAGCGGAATGCATGTTCACATCAGCCTTTGGAAGAACGGCGAGACGCTTATGTACGACGAAAAGGGTTACGCAGGTCTCAGCGATACGGCTCGGTTTTTCATCGGTGGTTTGCTCAAGCACGCAGCAGCATTGCTTGCGTTCACGAGCCCGACCACGAATAGCTATCGGCGGTTAGTACCTGGATACGAAGCGCCGATTAACTTGGTGTACAGCCAGCGGAATCGTTCTGCATGCATTCGCGTTCCGATGTACAGCAAAACGAAAAGCGCGAAACGCATCGAATTCCGAGCACCTGACCCCACGTGCAATCCATATCTCGCTTTTGCCGGGATTTTGATGGCGGGTTTGGACGGCATCGAAAATCGCACCGAGCCTCCTGCTCCCATTGATAAGGACTTGTACGAACTCCCTCCAGAAGAAAAAGCGAATATCCCGCAAACTCCCGGTTCTTTGAGAGCAGTTTTGGAAGCACTCAAAGCCGACCATAACTGGTTGCTAAAAGGGGATGTGTTCTCGAAAGATGCGATAGAAACGTACATCAATTACAAAATGAAAAATGAAGTCGAAGCGATAGACTTGCGCCCGCATCCCTACGAGTTCTATTTGTACTTCGACGCTTGA
- a CDS encoding tetratricopeptide repeat protein, giving the protein MNFYRNFQILAVLLMLYSGIHPAIAQTNDTKEQQSPKGDGVILEKAIRAEKQGRIEEAIRLYQQHLGKQPRDFVANTNLGYLFLKKGRPLDAIPRFKAAIAASPGRPEPVFGLANACLSLDQPKDALEVLKANEKACASLPPYWVMRAGLEARLESKNEALNSLSMLRLENIKDKNVLIEAGRIYAALGETKHAESLFRKAYETANSDDVAISFASFLHSIGKKEEASEIFENSIRAHPTNANLYSAYAEIIRSTSRERALEITERGIARNAKPEENLLTAKAQILFEMNRDEDALKILDAALAKNPKYAPARILRANIRFSRREYDLSAKDASETIALEPKNSQMRRLLYDSYLLAGRREEAREAVRDWLKKSPTDTTAMRLYAQMLLDEGKAEDARKILESALLRNPNDAEVLEIYARAAMLTGKTASAILLIEKAIEKGIKTSELLLRLGLCYRQINEIAKAIQVLDMAQKEFPEETRSWMIEASIHEQALRFDAALDVYRDFASHHPKNPYALDGIARMLDRLNRPIEAAEAWLRFSEVSPEGVTPYLYAARSFAKGGQSEGAEEVWRKAYEKRPNDLTLMTAHGQFLMEQKRYSDAEKVYLRMIEIDSTKSGPYLAGAEALEAQEKHDDAFELLKKGLEKHYHENAYLKAFETTASKAGRQDEYDSLLEKLLEEGKTSNASVLALVNAMARKGQLPAIIERFEKILETEKTNAALWLGLSRAQALLGRGGDALESIEKAAECAPDNLEIIRLFASAAEVHGDASRSAKAYGMLSKLLPDNVGYILKHAAYLIEVGRKEEAKKILMDASKRFPGNSEVKELFKKVNK; this is encoded by the coding sequence ATGAATTTTTATAGGAATTTTCAAATCCTCGCAGTATTACTTATGCTTTATAGTGGGATTCACCCCGCTATTGCCCAAACGAACGACACTAAAGAACAGCAAAGTCCGAAAGGAGACGGAGTCATCCTCGAAAAAGCGATTCGTGCCGAGAAACAGGGGCGAATCGAAGAAGCAATTCGGTTGTATCAACAGCATTTAGGGAAACAACCAAGAGACTTCGTAGCGAACACGAACCTCGGTTACCTTTTTTTAAAAAAAGGGCGACCTCTCGATGCAATTCCGCGTTTCAAAGCGGCTATTGCTGCTTCACCGGGAAGACCAGAACCCGTTTTCGGGTTAGCGAATGCTTGTTTAAGTTTGGATCAGCCTAAGGATGCTCTCGAAGTTTTGAAAGCGAACGAAAAAGCCTGCGCATCATTGCCCCCTTATTGGGTGATGCGCGCCGGCTTGGAGGCGAGATTAGAGTCGAAAAACGAGGCTTTGAATTCTTTATCCATGCTGAGGCTCGAAAATATAAAAGACAAAAATGTCCTGATAGAGGCAGGGAGAATTTATGCAGCACTGGGAGAGACAAAACATGCCGAATCATTGTTCCGAAAGGCATACGAAACGGCGAATTCGGATGATGTAGCAATCTCTTTTGCTTCTTTTTTACATTCGATTGGAAAAAAGGAAGAGGCTTCTGAAATTTTCGAAAATTCCATTCGCGCTCATCCGACGAATGCCAACTTATATTCTGCATATGCCGAAATCATTCGCTCGACATCTCGAGAACGCGCATTAGAGATAACAGAAAGAGGAATCGCGCGCAATGCAAAACCTGAAGAGAACCTTCTCACGGCGAAAGCACAAATCTTATTCGAGATGAATCGTGATGAGGATGCTTTGAAAATTCTCGATGCAGCGCTTGCAAAAAATCCGAAGTATGCACCGGCTCGGATTTTACGCGCGAATATTCGTTTTTCACGAAGAGAATACGATTTATCTGCAAAAGACGCATCGGAAACGATAGCGTTAGAGCCGAAAAATTCCCAAATGCGTCGTTTGCTTTACGATTCTTATCTTTTAGCGGGAAGACGCGAAGAAGCGCGAGAGGCAGTTCGCGATTGGTTAAAAAAATCACCGACCGACACGACGGCGATGAGACTTTACGCGCAGATGCTTCTCGATGAAGGAAAGGCAGAAGACGCTCGCAAAATTTTGGAATCAGCGCTGCTTCGAAATCCGAACGATGCCGAAGTTTTAGAAATCTACGCCCGTGCTGCGATGCTCACAGGGAAAACAGCATCGGCGATACTTCTCATCGAAAAAGCCATCGAAAAAGGAATTAAAACATCGGAACTCCTTTTGCGTTTAGGGCTTTGCTATCGACAAATTAACGAAATCGCGAAGGCAATTCAGGTTCTCGATATGGCGCAAAAGGAATTTCCCGAAGAAACACGCAGTTGGATGATCGAAGCCTCTATTCACGAACAAGCATTGCGTTTCGATGCTGCGTTAGACGTGTATCGTGATTTTGCCTCGCACCACCCCAAGAATCCCTACGCGCTCGACGGGATTGCACGAATGTTGGATCGTTTGAATCGTCCTATCGAAGCAGCGGAAGCATGGCTTCGATTTTCGGAAGTTTCTCCGGAAGGGGTAACTCCCTATCTCTATGCGGCTCGAAGTTTCGCGAAGGGGGGGCAATCGGAAGGAGCAGAAGAGGTATGGAGAAAGGCATACGAAAAGCGGCCTAACGATTTGACGCTCATGACGGCTCATGGTCAGTTTCTCATGGAACAGAAACGTTATTCGGATGCGGAGAAAGTGTATTTGCGCATGATTGAAATCGATTCTACGAAATCGGGACCCTATTTGGCAGGAGCGGAGGCGTTGGAAGCGCAAGAAAAGCACGACGACGCTTTCGAGTTATTGAAAAAAGGTTTGGAAAAACACTATCACGAGAACGCATATCTCAAAGCGTTCGAAACGACCGCATCGAAGGCTGGACGTCAGGATGAATACGATTCGCTTTTAGAAAAGTTGTTAGAGGAAGGCAAAACCTCTAATGCAAGCGTGTTGGCGCTCGTCAATGCGATGGCGAGAAAGGGTCAGTTGCCGGCAATCATAGAACGATTCGAGAAGATTTTAGAAACGGAAAAAACGAACGCAGCGCTTTGGTTGGGGCTTTCCCGCGCGCAGGCGTTATTAGGCAGAGGGGGGGATGCTTTGGAAAGCATCGAGAAAGCTGCAGAATGTGCGCCGGATAACCTCGAGATTATTCGCCTGTTCGCTTCTGCGGCAGAAGTTCATGGGGACGCGAGTCGTTCTGCGAAGGCTTATGGAATGCTCTCGAAACTGCTTCCGGATAACGTGGGATATATTTTGAAACATGCGGCATATTTAA
- a CDS encoding PEP-CTERM sorting domain-containing protein (PEP-CTERM proteins occur, often in large numbers, in the proteomes of bacteria that also encode an exosortase, a predicted intramembrane cysteine proteinase. The presence of a PEP-CTERM domain at a protein's C-terminus predicts cleavage within the sorting domain, followed by covalent anchoring to some some component of the (usually Gram-negative) cell surface. Many PEP-CTERM proteins exhibit an unusual sequence composition that includes large numbers of potential glycosylation sites. Expression of one such protein has been shown restore the ability of a bacterium to form floc, a type of biofilm.): MKRTLPLILGLASLSSAWAFPLFPTITGHDFNFGAFNGDGSFEWSAGGPAPDTLFYTFSETDTEVTAYWPFWPAPPVFPVFNLAGAFGGDFAMGVMFTGQDAPYVGPGGTIDVSLTGTGVDPAGPDLFIVGAIPALGLVGVLWALDLELVSLYGYSGLPSYVLEGVGTIAGGLVAEHFGLIGQSGVMRGHLDFIDAPPGWIPALYDPTKSELDYRIRAAFSGETGQGFAVPEPATMTALFAGIALLGLRKRNRR, translated from the coding sequence ATGAAACGAACCTTACCCCTCATCCTGGGGTTAGCATCGCTATCCTCGGCTTGGGCATTTCCTTTGTTTCCTACGATTACCGGTCATGACTTCAACTTCGGGGCGTTCAACGGAGATGGATCGTTTGAGTGGAGTGCAGGAGGACCTGCACCAGACACACTCTTTTACACCTTTTCCGAGACAGACACCGAAGTAACCGCTTACTGGCCATTTTGGCCCGCTCCGCCTGTATTTCCCGTGTTCAATCTCGCGGGAGCATTCGGTGGGGACTTCGCAATGGGTGTCATGTTCACTGGACAGGACGCCCCTTATGTTGGACCTGGCGGAACAATCGATGTTAGTCTTACTGGAACGGGAGTAGACCCAGCAGGACCTGATCTATTCATTGTAGGGGCGATCCCTGCGTTGGGATTGGTTGGTGTTCTGTGGGCACTCGATTTGGAATTGGTGTCGCTTTACGGCTATTCGGGGTTACCTTCCTATGTCCTCGAAGGTGTCGGCACCATAGCCGGCGGATTGGTCGCAGAACATTTCGGGCTAATCGGTCAATCGGGCGTGATGAGAGGTCACCTCGATTTTATCGACGCCCCTCCCGGCTGGATTCCTGCTCTGTACGACCCCACGAAAAGCGAACTCGATTACAGAATTCGAGCCGCTTTTTCCGGGGAAACCGGTCAAGGCTTTGCAGTACCTGAGCCAGCGACGATGACTGCTCTTTTTGCAGGCATCGCATTGCTCGGATTGCGAAAACGAAATCGTAGGTAA